TCTCCTTGTTCACAATGGCCTTCTTCACCTCCTCAATGGTGGTTTTCACGTCCATGGTGTTCAATAGCATGTCATTTCCTGCCAGTAACGCCTTTACGTCTGCCACGCCCGGCGCGTAGAACTTGGCAACGGCTTGCATGTTCATGGCATCTGTGAATACCAGACCCTTATAGCCCAGCTCTTGCTTCAACAAACCCCAAACAATAGGCTTGGAAAGGGTAGAGGCCAGGTCTTTGGTGTTGTCCAGCACGGGAATGTTCATGTGGGCCACCATCAAACTGCCCAGACCGTTTTTCATCAACTCCCGGAACGGGTACAGCTCCACAGAATCCAGACGCTGGCGCGAGAAGTGAATGACCGGCAGGCCGTAATGCGAGTCTACGTTGGTGTCGCCGTGGCCGGGGAAGTGCTTGGCGTTGGCCAGAACCTGGTTGTCTTGCATGCCCTTCACGTAGGCCATGGCCTTACGGGTCACGTTGTATTTGTCTTCGCCGAAGGACCGGAAACCGATCACCGGGTTGTTGGCATTGTTGTTCACGTCAATCACCGGGGCAAAATTCACGTTGATGCCCAGACGGCGGCACTGGCGCGCAATTTCGGCACCCATGTCATAAATCAGTTTCTCATTCTCAATACCGCCCAAGGCCATCTGGTACGGGAACCGCACGGTGCTGTCCAGACGCATGGCCAAGCCCCACTCGCCGTCAATAGAGACCATCAAAGGCACCTTGCTTTCCTTCTGGTAGCGGTTGGTCATGTGCGCCTGACGCACCGGTCCGCCCTGGAAGAAGATCAAGCCGCCCACTTTGTAGGTGTTGATGAGCCGGGAGATGGAGTCCACGTGCGCCTGGTTCTTGTTGCTGTACACCGGAATCATAATCAGCTGCGCAATGCGCTCCTCTGGAGACAGCGTCTTGAACACAGAGTCTACCCAACGGTTGTTGCCGCCCAGAAAGGGAGGATCCGTTTTGGGGTTGAATACCGGCGCGGCGGGTTTTTTAGCGGCGGCGGCTTTGGCAGCAGTGGCTGTTTTCTTGGCCGGGGCCTTCTTAGTAGTAGTTTTTTTGCGGGTTTGAGCCTCTAATGAGCTAGAAGCTACCAACAAAAACAGGAACAGGACGAGGGAAAGGAAACTATACTTTTTCAAGATGAAGCGATGGTTGAGTGCGTAGGTACGGTTGAAAGGGCAAGTTAGGCTGTTTTTCTTAAAAACGACCTAAAATAGAACTCTCATGTTACACCACAACGCCGTTTAGCAGTTGAATAGTGCCATTGGCGGCGTTAATTTCTGCCATGGCGCCCACGGGTATGGTAAATTTGTGCGTGATGTGGCCAATCATGGCGCCAGAGTAAACTGGTACTTTTAAAGGTTGCAGATGCTGCTCCAGGACTTCCTCCAAAGTAAGGGAGCCGTAGCTTCCGCTGCCGGGATCACAGTCGCTGCACTTGCCAAACACCACACCCTTGACCTCGTCCAGCACACCCGCCAGTTTTAATTGCGTGAGCATGCGGTCTATCTTGTACACATTCTCATTGATGTCTTCCAGAAACAGGATGGCGTCTTTCCAGTGGGGCAGGTAGTCTGAGCCAATGATGGAGGAGAGTACCGTGAGGTTGCCGCCCACTAATCTGCCTCTGGCCGTGCCGGGCGTGATGGTGGTGATGCGGTCTTTGACGATGGTTAAATTGTCTCCTATCTCTTTGGGGTTCTCAAATAGAACGGCCTCGCCGTCAAACAACACCTTTGTGAAAAAGTCTGCCGAGAACTTATTCCAGGTGGCGGCTCCCACCGGGCCATGAAACGTCACCAAGCCAGTCTTGGCCGTAATGGCCACAAGCAACGACGTGATGTCTGAGTACCCGATCAAGGGTTTGGGGTTGCGCTGAATGGTCTTGTAGTCCAGCAGGGGCAGCAACCGCGCGCAACCCCAGCCGCCGTGAATGGCCAGAATCCCCTGCACGCCTTTGTCTGCGAACATGGCGTTCACGTCCTCGGCGCGGGCCTGGTCTGTGCCAGCTAAATAGCCAAACCTGTCAAACACGTGCCTGCCCAGTTTCACCTTCAACCCCAGCGCCTCTAGCGTCTCAATAGTAATCTGCACGGTTTCTTTGCTGAATGCCGCACCCGCCGGGCAAATGAGCCCCACGGTGTCATTGCGTTTAAGGCGCGGCGGCAAGAGGACCTTGGGTTCTTTGTCTGGGGTGAGGGAATGGGCAGAAGAAAAACCAAGCAGCGGAACGGCGGCAGCGGCCATGGAAAGGGAGGCCAGCACCTGGCGGCGGGAACGAACGGTCATAGGTCTATAGAATTTGCGGCCCTTAAAATAAGCAGATTGCCCGTAGCGCCCAGTTTTTTCAGATTACTTTATTGGAATCCGTTTTTGGCCTGTTTTGCGGGAAATAGCCCAAAAACGAAATTTTTGCCTATAGGCTTTCCCTATCCAGAATTTTTAAGGTACTTACCTCGGTAAATTGGATGACCATGTCTATACTCTCCCAAAAATCATTTCATAAGCTGTTGCCGGTTGTTGCCCTCTGGACGATTATGGGCTGTTCCAGCAGCAAACCCACTCCCGCCGTCACCGACACCGCAACGGTAGAACCCGCGCCAGCCGTGCCGGCACCACCGCCGTACGGGCCCGCCGAAATCAAGCGCCAGGTGCTGGCCTCTGAAGCACTCAAGAACCGGTTTGTAGGCTTCGCGCTGTATGATCCAGAACTCAAGCAGATGGTGGTGGAGCACAACGCAGACAAATATTTCGTGCCGGCCTCCAACACCAAGCTGTTCACCTTTTACGCCAGCCTCAAGATGCTGGGAGACTCCATTCCGGCGCTTAAGTACGTGGTGCGCGGCGACTCATTGATCTTTTGGGGAACCGGCGATCCTACCTTCACGCACATGGACCTGAAGAACACCCTGGCCTATGACTTCCTGAAGAACCGCAAAGAAAAGCTGTATTACCTGGAGGCGCCTTTTGAGAGCACGCCCTTCGGGCAAAACTGGGGCTGGGATGACTACAACTACTACTATCAACCCGAACGCAGCGTCTTTCCCATTCATGGCAACATCGTCAAGTTTGTAAAAAAGACCGGCGGATCTTCCTACTCAGTGACGCCCAAGCGGTTCAAAGCCTTGGTGAAGACAGACACCACCCGCAATGCCAGCAAAGACCCTTTTGTAAGAGCCTGGCGAAGCAATGACCTTCAGTATTTCCCCAAGCACGCCGCCGCTTCTTATTCTGTGGAAGTGCCGTTCATTCCGTCGGCAGACATGACCGTCAAGCTCTTGGCAGACACCTTGAAGCGATCAGTGACTTTGCTGAAAAAACGAGCCCTTCCCCAAGACGGACAAATCTTCTATGGGCTGCCGGCAGACACGGTGATCAAGCGCATGCTGCAGGTAAGCGACAACCTCTTTGCCGAGCAGCTCATGGCGCTTTGCTCTGGTACGCTCTCAGACACGCTCTCTGTGGAGCGCGCCATCAAGCACGTCACCAAAACCTACCTGGCAGACTTGCCAGATGCCCCCGTCTGGGTAGACGGCTCTGGCTTGTCCTCGCAGAACATGTTCACGCCGCGCAGCATCATTGCCCTTCTGCAGAAACTGCAGCAGGAGCGCCCTGAGGAACGCTTGTTGCCGCTTCTGGCCACGGGCGGGCAGCCGGGCACCTTTCGGGCCATTTACCAGGCGCCGGTGCCCTATGTCTTCGGGAAGTCTGGTACGCTGTCCCATGTGCACAACCAGAGCGGCTACATCAAGACCAAGAGCGGCAAACTTTTACTGTTCAGTTTTATGAACAACAACTACAGCACGTCTTCTGCTGAGATCAGGAATGAGATGGTCCGGATTATGACGGAAGTGCACGAGCGGTATTAAGAGACGGTGGTTGCAGAAGGCGTTTTTGGCTTGTTTTCCAGAAAACAGGCCAAAAACGCTTTTTCTGTTTTCTATTGCTTATGTGTACTTCTTTGAAAGGGTAAAGGAGAGGGCGGAGGTGTGCCGAGTTCAGATAGAGTCCCTGTTCCAGAGCAACTACCGTTGCCTAACGCACATTTTCCTCTTGAGGATTGCCCAAACGAGAGTTTGAGGCACCGAGGATTCTCCCCTTGAGGGGAGCGCAGAGGGGTGTTTACATAATTTGGTCAAACTCGCCAGCCATTGTTGGTGTTATCACCAACGACTAAGACTGCCTATCAAAAATCAATTACCTCCCAACCCGTCCTTTCCAACTTCTCCTTCCTTACTTTCTGCCCGCGTTTGTCACTTTTCTCCTTGATGAGAAAAGTAACCAAAAGAATCAAGAGCCCCAGAACTCGCTGACCGCTCGGACAGGCGGTGGCTCAAAGTTATGCACCGTGAGAATTGATTCGTTTCATGGTAGGCTTACGCCGCTGCCAAGTGAGAGACCATTGCTTTCTCCCTCGTGAAAAGAGACTTAAATTGATCAGTCTCTTTTCCCTCGGTCAAGGGCGGGCGGATTGCTGTTGGAGGAGTTGCTATGCCTTCATGCGCTGGCGCGGATGTCATTTTTCACCGTAGAGACAACGGCATCGCCTTGTCTCCCACGCATTGCCTTCTTCTTCCGGCCTCCTTGCCTCCTTCCTTTGCTCAAAAGACCTCGTAGTGTGCGCAGCTCCTGCGAATGTCTGTGCCGAGAACCGTTTCCAACTATTCTTGGAAAACAGCCCAAAAGCGCATCAGTAAAAAGCCCTTCTCCAGCACAACGGAGAGGGGCTTTTGTCATGTTAAGACATCTGCAGTTCTGTTGTTTTTGGCCTCTTTTCTAGAAAACAGGTCAAAAACGGACTCGCTGTTAAAATCAACTTTCTCTAAAGGCTTCTTATTTCATGGCAGGTGCTTCATACAAGGCAGAAGTACGAAGGTCTTGCAGGGTGGCTTGGGGTGGAATGCGTTTGGCGCGTAGGAAGCGGTTGAGCTCATAGGCGTCAAAGTTGGCGGCTTTGGGGTCCATGCTACTGATGCGCACGCGGCCTGCTGAGTGGATGAACTCGTTGTTGCCAATCCACATGCCCACGTGCACTACGCGCTCAGATTTGCCCTCCTTGGCGGGTGACCCGAAGAATAGTAAATCGCCGGGGCGCAGGTTCTGGAAGCCTTGCTGGGTGTCCAGTAGTTCGCCTACGTGCACTTGCTGGGAGGCATCG
The nucleotide sequence above comes from Nibribacter ruber. Encoded proteins:
- a CDS encoding S66 peptidase family protein: MTVRSRRQVLASLSMAAAAVPLLGFSSAHSLTPDKEPKVLLPPRLKRNDTVGLICPAGAAFSKETVQITIETLEALGLKVKLGRHVFDRFGYLAGTDQARAEDVNAMFADKGVQGILAIHGGWGCARLLPLLDYKTIQRNPKPLIGYSDITSLLVAITAKTGLVTFHGPVGAATWNKFSADFFTKVLFDGEAVLFENPKEIGDNLTIVKDRITTITPGTARGRLVGGNLTVLSSIIGSDYLPHWKDAILFLEDINENVYKIDRMLTQLKLAGVLDEVKGVVFGKCSDCDPGSGSYGSLTLEEVLEQHLQPLKVPVYSGAMIGHITHKFTIPVGAMAEINAANGTIQLLNGVVV
- a CDS encoding D-alanyl-D-alanine carboxypeptidase, producing MSILSQKSFHKLLPVVALWTIMGCSSSKPTPAVTDTATVEPAPAVPAPPPYGPAEIKRQVLASEALKNRFVGFALYDPELKQMVVEHNADKYFVPASNTKLFTFYASLKMLGDSIPALKYVVRGDSLIFWGTGDPTFTHMDLKNTLAYDFLKNRKEKLYYLEAPFESTPFGQNWGWDDYNYYYQPERSVFPIHGNIVKFVKKTGGSSYSVTPKRFKALVKTDTTRNASKDPFVRAWRSNDLQYFPKHAAASYSVEVPFIPSADMTVKLLADTLKRSVTLLKKRALPQDGQIFYGLPADTVIKRMLQVSDNLFAEQLMALCSGTLSDTLSVERAIKHVTKTYLADLPDAPVWVDGSGLSSQNMFTPRSIIALLQKLQQERPEERLLPLLATGGQPGTFRAIYQAPVPYVFGKSGTLSHVHNQSGYIKTKSGKLLLFSFMNNNYSTSSAEIRNEMVRIMTEVHERY